The Gossypium hirsutum isolate 1008001.06 chromosome D02, Gossypium_hirsutum_v2.1, whole genome shotgun sequence region AAGAACCGATCTTAAACCAAATGAAGCTACCATTGCCAGCATACTCTCTGCTTGTGCTGATTTGGGGTCACTGAGCATCGGGAACGAGATTGAAcattatgtgaaattgaatgggtTGGCGTCAAATCAGCAGGTCCAGACCTCATTGATTCACATGTACTGTAAATGTGGGAGGATAGACAAGGCAGAAAAAGTATTTGCAGGAGTGTTACATAAAGACTTAGCTATTTGGAGTTCCATGATAAACGGTTACGCGATTCACGGAATGGGTAACGAGGCTCTGAAACTATTTCACCGGATGCAGATAACCAAACCTTGCAGCCTAGATCATGTTGTTTTCACAAGCATATTTTTGGCTTGCAGTCATTCAGGGTTGGTAGAAGATGGATTGAAGTACTTCAAAAGCATGAAAGACGATTACAGAATAGAGCCCGGAATAGAGCATTATACTTGCTTGGTTGATCTCCTTGGACGAGCTGGTCACTTTGACTTGGCTTTGAAAACCATCCAAGAGATGCCTCTGCAAGTACAAGCTCAAGTTTGGGCTCCATTGCTTAGTTCATGTAGGAAACATCGTAATATCGAACTCGGTGAATATGTAGCAAGAAATTGTTAGATTTAAATCCCGGAAACACCAGCAGTTATGTTTTGATGGCTAATATATATACATCGGCTGGTAAGTGGAAGGAAGCAGCTAAAACAAGAAGCATGATGAGGAATAAAGGATCGGTTAAAGAACCCGGTTGGAGCCAGATCAAGATCAATGGCTCGGTACATGTTTTTATGGCCGGAGATAGATCACATCATCGGTCTGCTAGTATCTATGAAAAGTTGAATGAGCTTAATACAAAACTTAAAGAAGCCGGATATGTTGCTGAAACAGATATGGTAGTTCATGACTTGGAAAATGAAGACAAAGAGGAGTCTATGAAGGTTCATAGTGAACGATTGGCTGTCGCTTGGGGACTTATCGGTACTGAGCCAGGAACTACTCTTACGATCATAAAGAACCTACAAACTTGTGGTGATTGTCACTCGTTTTTGAAGTTTACTTCCAGGTTACAGGCAGGCATCTTATTGTGAGAGACGGACAACGGTTCCACCATTTTCTATTGGGTTCATGTTCTTGCAAGGATTTCTGGTGAAGTTCTTGGGACTATTTAATCTTTGTCTTGAAAAGAACGTGGTCTCTGAAAAGACATCGGGGTATTTAGTGGACAATGGCAATGAGAGGAAGGCTCTGTTAGTCATTTGGTGCTTGTGTTATGTTGGGTTCATAATTTAAGCATTATGAATTGCTGAAATTATCATTCTGGTTCTGCTGAGAAAGGGATACCTCCAATGTTACTGGGATTTGGATACGAGTGTTTATACAAATATTTGTACAGCACAAAAATGTTTGCATGGTCTTTAAAAATTGTAGTAAAAATCAATTGAATAAGATTGAAGCACATTTCTCATCACCATggaaatgaatttgatgatggtttaatttttcttttggtgATCACCTTCCTTCGCATTTGAAATAATACTGTGTTTATTGCTCTTTAATTATGAGGGACATTGAGTTTGGGTGAAACAAATGAAGGTAAATGGACAGAACAGAAGCAATAAGCTTGCTCGATGAATGATGAATGATGTCCATCCTAATGTAGTGACTTTCAATTCTTTAATCGATGCATTATGCAAGGAAAAGAGGATCGGATAAGTTATTACCATGATAGAACTATCGAGTCACTCATAATTGGAGTCTgctttttgttctttattttcgaAAAGCATGGAGATTGTGGTAAAACAAATAATTATGTTTCTAGTTAAATCGACAGAAACGGCAAGCTTGCTTTGATGGAATGATGAATGAAGGAGTCGGTAGTGAGATTTAGTTCTATAATCAATCCTTTATACAAGGAAAAGATGATTAAAGAAGCCATTATTACATTGAATTGTCACCTACAATTTAATGCATGGATTGTGCTTATATCAAGTTTTGGATGGCACAAGGGTTCATCCAGCCACAAAATGGAGAAGAGGTCTAGCATATGTTGGCCATGGCCTTGCATACTCTGTTGCGAGTGTTGCATTGATTGAAGTTATAAGCTTCCATTGTTTTGTAATCCCTAGTCAATTAGTCACTTATAGTAACAATGCATGAACATGTTTGATATTGTATTTACTTCTGCAGTATACCTTTGTCATGTTTAAGAGCATTGAAGTTTGTCTTTGGTAGAAGAGAAATTGTAGTTTGAATTACCATTGTTAAGGTCATAACATGTTAGGTGATTTGATTTTTGACTTATTGTTTTCACTTAAAGtatttaaattaatcaaaattaatgattagtttttatttttaccacaactattataatgaatttaattttttagtatttNNNNNNNNNNNNNNNNNNNNNNNNNNNNNNNNNNNNNNNNNNNNNNNNNNNNNNNNNNNNNNNNNNNNNNNNNNNNNNNNNNNNNNNNNNNNNNNNNNNNNNNNNNNNNNNNNNNNNNNNNNNNNNNNNNNNNNNNNNNNNNNNNNNNNNNNNNNNNNNNNNNNNNNNNNNNNNNNNNNNNNNNNNNNNNNNNNNNNNNNNNNNNNNNNNNNNNNNNNNNNNNNNNNNNNNNNNNNNNNNNNNNNNNNNNNNNNNNNNNNNNNNNNNNNNNNNNNNNNNNNNNNNNNNNNNNNNNNNNNNNNNNNNNNNNNNNNNNNNNNNNNNNNNNNNNNNNNNNNNNNNNNNNNNNNNNNNNNNNNNNNNNNNNNNNNNNNNNNNNNNNNNNNNNNNNNNNNNNNNNNNNNNNNNNNNNNNNNNNNNNNNNNNNNNNNNNNNNNNNNNNNNNNNNNNNNNNNNNNNNNNNNNNNNNNNNNNNNNNNNNNNNNNNNNNNNNNNNNNNNTGACCTGCAGTGCAGTCACCTGAtaatataccaagcataaatctgcagaacctctcaagtacctgagaatccatttcacggcctgccagtgttccttgccaggacaactcatgtatctgctgaccacactaactgcatgtgaaatgtctggacgagtgcaaaccattgcatacatcacgcttccaactgcactcgagtatggaatgtgagacatttgctgcttttcttcatcagattgtggtgacaactctgcagagagtttgaaatgtggtgccaacggagtactcacagttttcgctttatccatgccgaagcgttgaagaaccttttcaatgtagttcttctgcgacacacgaagcttgcccgccttgcgatctctgtgaatatccatgcccaaaattttcttggcagcacccagatccttcatctcgaactcaccactcaactgcgactttaacttgttgatttccgacatgtttttggaagcaattaacatgtcatcaacatacagcaacaaataaatgtgcgaaccatctgagagcttccgatgatagacacaagcatcatagtcacatcttgtgtaaccatgctgaatcatgaagctatcaaaccgcttgtaccactgccttggggattgtttcaatccatataaagacttctttaatagacagacatggtcttctttaccaggaactgtaaaaccctctggttgacgcatgtagattgtttcctcgagctcaccatgcaagaacgccgtttttacgtcaagctgctcaagttctagatcagacttggccaccatggcaagtaatacacgaatggaagaatgctttacgactggggagaaaacttcattgtagtcaatcccctctttctgagtgaagcctttagcaaccaatcgtgccttgaatctagttgcttcaacccctaggatgccttcctttttcttgaagacccatttgcaaccaactatcttctggttacttggcggcttaaccaactcccaagtatggttcttgtgaagagattctatctcctcactcatagcaattgcccactgtgccgactcatcacacgtgacagcctcattataactggaaggttctataccaatggactccgccacactgagcgcgaaagacaccagattagcgtaacgcggatttggtttgatttgtctcttcgttcttccagtggcaatgctatatggtttttcttgaggtgactcatcttcatcggaatcttgcacctcaacttgatcatcctggactgaagtaccttccgtaggaattggagcgtccacctgacac contains the following coding sequences:
- the LOC121214893 gene encoding pentatricopeptide repeat-containing protein At4g16835, mitochondrial-like, whose translation is MYFLWTSMIAANTQHGYPAEALDLFKSLLRTDLKPNEATIASILSACADLGSLSIGNEIEHYVKLNGLASNQQVQTSLIHMYCKCGRIDKAEKVFAGVLHKDLAIWSSMINGYAIHGMGNEALKLFHRMQITKPCSLDHVVFTSIFLACSHSGLVEDGLKYFKSMKDDYRIEPGIEHYTCLVDLLGRAGHFDLALKTIQEMPLQVQAQVWAPLLSSCRKHRNIELGEYVARNC
- the LOC121214406 gene encoding pentatricopeptide repeat-containing protein At3g26782, mitochondrial-like, with amino-acid sequence MANIYTSAGKWKEAAKTRSMMRNKGSVKEPGWSQIKINGSVHVFMAGDRSHHRSASIYEKLNELNTKLKEAGYVAETDMVVHDLENEDKEESMKVHSERLAVAWGLIGTEPGTTLTIIKNLQTCGDCHSFLKFTSRLQAGILL